A genomic segment from Spinacia oleracea cultivar Varoflay chromosome 3, BTI_SOV_V1, whole genome shotgun sequence encodes:
- the LOC110777457 gene encoding putative disease resistance RPP13-like protein 1 isoform X2 — protein sequence MEGCSVSLASSIWALGLPTNCPEKKVWMVSTFLNKNTNNKISAIYCLGNPSMEAFQSEYAKALLQDLLQKFKSVIIEEAGLVVQFDAEDELKKLNRKLLKAQTLFESFQQTTNKTWQHWVGDVTGVCYDAEDLVDDIVLGASKTSVVEKILSFFERRKMAQQILELQDRLEDIINGLDMVNRTNQQAQQCSLGCFKKIANVKEQVVFPVKLFGRVNDKEKIISMLLKETSMVSIVGMNGLGKTTLARSVQDDSRIRMEFHHIVWISVSAEFDMTKVTDFILQRKHECEYRFLPENIQSSFDDLYKGKSILFVLDDLREVKGNDWSSFCYYFLCSPSCKVLLTTSNQNVVSVTNSTPYHLHMMRDEDCRALIMNRALSFNNLSERQRASLEDIAGALAQKCKGLPLAANILGLLLSSKRDDDDWVTLSERDICELRVFKEEIFPAFRLNNPYLASHLKKCLAYCSLFPRDYDFEKDNLVQLWMAEGFLVPQGTTSLEQIGCEYFDELLWRSVFQLSHLGDQEMPTYKIHEFIHKFAEFVASDTCFRLEKGECSVPWHKKARHLSLLCDSIKLAFLKEIEKCDGLRTFLLLNEGGTQIGRVPYSFFQKLVRLRVLDLSHTNIDALPESLGRLKYLRYLGASKSHIVRLPKSASDLDGLQVLKLRGCSQLLELPKKMKNLTNLVHLDVDIKELRCMPASIGSLSCLKTLPAFMVGKKEGYRIIELKNLKNLRGTICLGKLENVKDGGEAMEAMICDKPFLKRLELEWSRCSRDGSKAMDVLAGLQPHKNLEELVVINYGGSRFPGWFTSTSCMLVNIHVQNCQQNDVMPSLGQLLYLKTLHIEGMDRVKHVDYHFCGEGSNNEAFPSLESLKIQDMMYLVGWNKLPDNSMSQLRDLIIEECPSLICIQSLNHMSSLQSLEINRCTELMSLPELPMSVQSLIIIDSDLVKHRCEPEEGPDWSIIKEIPYVEIDFDTVVPGATHHSLL from the coding sequence GTCTTCCAACTAATTGTCCTGAGAAAAAAGTGTGGATGGTGAGCACATTCCTGAACAAAAATACAAATAATAAGATAAGTGCCATCTATTGCTTGGGAAATCCCAGTATGGAAGCGTTTCAATCAGAATATGCAAAGGCTTTGCTTCAAGATTTGCTACAAAAATTCAAATCTGTAATCATTGAGGAAGCAGGTCTAGTGGTACAGTTTGATGCAGAAGATGAACTGAAAAAGCTGAATAGGAAGCTCTTGAAAGCTCAAACGTTGTTTGAGAGCTTTCAGCAGACCACCAACAAAACCTGGCAACACTGGGTTGGAGATGTAACCGGAGTTTGCTATGATGCTGAAGACTTGGTTGACGATATAGTACTTGGTGCTAGCAAAACTTCAGTGGTAGAGAAGATCTTGTCGTTTTTTGAAAGGAGGAAGATGGCTCAACAGATCCTAGAGCTCCAAGATAGGTTGGAAGATATAATAAATGGATTAGACATGGTCAACAGAACAAACCAGCAAGCACAACAGTGTTCACTCGGATGTTTCAAGAAGATTGCTAATGTTAAGGAGCAAGTAGTGTTTCCAGTGAAGTTATTTGGGAGGGTAAACGATAAGGAGAAGATAATCTCCATGTTGCTGAAAGAGACAAGTATGGTTTCTATAGTCGGCATGAATGGGCTTGGTAAAACAACACTTGCTCGGAGTGTTCAAGATGATTCCAGAATCCGAATGGAGTTTCATCATATTGTTTGGATATCAGTGTCAGCAGAATTTGACATGACCAAAGTTACAGACTTTATCTTGCAGCGGAAGCATGAGTGTGAGTATAGATTTCTTCCTGAGAATATCCAGAGTTCATTTGATGATCTGTATAAGGGGAAGAGTATTTTGTTTGTGTTGGATGACTTACGGGAAGTCAAGGGTAATGATTGGAGTTCATTCTGCTATTATTTTCTGTGCTCTCCTAGCTGCAAAGTTCTTCTCACCACTAGCAACCAAAATGTGGTATCAGTTACCAATTCTACTCCATATCATTTGCATATGATGAGGGATGAAGATTGTCGAGCTCTAATCATGAATAGAGCTTTATCTTTTAATAATCTATCTGAACGTCAGCGTGCAAGTTTGGAGGATATTGCTGGAGCATTGGCCCAAAAGTGCAAGGGGTTGCCTCTGGCAGCCAATATTTTGGGCCTTCTGTTATCTTCCAAGCGCGATGATGATGACTGGGTGACCTTGTCGGAGAGAGACATATGTGAATTGAGGGTTTTCAAAGAAGAGATATTTCCTGCTTTTAGATTGAACAACCCTTATTTGGCATCACATTTGAAGAAGTGTCTTGCTTACTGCTCATTATTCCCACGTGATTACGATTTCGAGAAAGACAACTTGGTTCAGCTTTGGATGGCAGAAGGTTTTCTTGTGCCTCAAGGGACAACAAGCCTTGAACAAATTGGGTGTGAGTATTTTGATGAGTTGTTATGGAGATCTGTCTTCCAACTTTCACATCTTGGTGACCAGGAGATGCCAACCTACAAAATTCATGAGTTTATTCACAAGTTTGCTGAATTTGTAGCCTCTGACACATGTTTTCGGTTGGAGAAAGGTGAGTGCTCCGTTCCTTGGCACAAAAAGGCTCGTCATTTGTCTTTGCTTTGTGATAGCATCAAACTAGCGTTCCTCAAAGAAATTGAAAAATGTGATGGTTTGAGGACATTTCTTCTGCTAAATGAAGGTGGAACACAAATTGGCCGAGTTCCTTATTCATTTTTTCAGAAACTAGTGCGGTTGAGAGTTCTAGACTTGAGTCATACTAACATTGATGCACTTCCAGAGTCATTGGGTAGACTAAAGTATCTTCGGTATTTAGGTGCATCTAAGTCACATATTGTAAGGTTGCCTAAATCAGCTTCTGACCTTGATGGGTTACAAGTACTCAAGTTGAGAGGCTGTTCTCAACTGTTAGAGTTACCAAAAAAGATGAAAAACTTGACCAACCTTGTACATCTTGATGTGGATATTAAGGAATTGAGATGCATGCCAGCAAGCATAGGAAGTTTAAGTTGCCTCAAAACACTTCCTGCCTTTATGGTTGGTAAAAAGGAAGGATATCGCATTATAGAGTTGAAGAATCTGAAGAATCTGCGTGGTACAATATGCTTGGGTAAACTTGAAAATGTTAAGGATGGGGGAGAGGCCATGGAAGCCATGATATGTGATAAACCATTTCTTAAGAGGCTGGAATTAGAATGGAGCCGTTGTTCTAGAGATGGATCTAAAGCAATGGATGTCCTTGCTGGCCTTCAACCGCACAAAAATTTGGAAGAACTAGTGGTAATTAACTATGGTGGATCCAGATTTCCTGGTTGGTTTACAAGCACATCCTGCATGCTTGTGAATATTCATGTGCAAAACTGCCAGCAAAATGATGTAATGCCTTCACTTGGGCAACTTCTTTACCTCAAGACTCTTCATATCGAAGGTATGGATCGTGTAAAGCATGTGGACTACCATTTTTGTGGAGAAGGTAGTAATAATGAAGCCTTCCCTTCATTAGAATCATTGAAGATTCAGGATATGATGTACCTTGTTGGGTGGAATAAATTGCCAGACAATAGCATGTCCCAGCTCCGTGATCTTATTATTGAGGAATGTCCAAGTCTCATCTGTATACAATCACTAAATCATATGAGTTCGTTGCAAAGTTTAGAGATCAACCGTTGCACAGAGCTGATGTCATTGCCTGAGTTACCAATGTCAGTTCAATCTTTGATCATTATCGATAGTGATTTGGTGAAACATCGATGTGAGCCTGAAGAAGGTCCTGATTGGAGCATCATAAAAGAAATTCCATATGTGGAGATTGACTTTGACACTGTGGTTCCTGGAGCTACACATCACAGTCTGCTTTAG
- the LOC110777457 gene encoding putative disease resistance RPP13-like protein 1 isoform X1: protein MHLSTTLKGKVLSNIGLPTNCPEKKVWMVSTFLNKNTNNKISAIYCLGNPSMEAFQSEYAKALLQDLLQKFKSVIIEEAGLVVQFDAEDELKKLNRKLLKAQTLFESFQQTTNKTWQHWVGDVTGVCYDAEDLVDDIVLGASKTSVVEKILSFFERRKMAQQILELQDRLEDIINGLDMVNRTNQQAQQCSLGCFKKIANVKEQVVFPVKLFGRVNDKEKIISMLLKETSMVSIVGMNGLGKTTLARSVQDDSRIRMEFHHIVWISVSAEFDMTKVTDFILQRKHECEYRFLPENIQSSFDDLYKGKSILFVLDDLREVKGNDWSSFCYYFLCSPSCKVLLTTSNQNVVSVTNSTPYHLHMMRDEDCRALIMNRALSFNNLSERQRASLEDIAGALAQKCKGLPLAANILGLLLSSKRDDDDWVTLSERDICELRVFKEEIFPAFRLNNPYLASHLKKCLAYCSLFPRDYDFEKDNLVQLWMAEGFLVPQGTTSLEQIGCEYFDELLWRSVFQLSHLGDQEMPTYKIHEFIHKFAEFVASDTCFRLEKGECSVPWHKKARHLSLLCDSIKLAFLKEIEKCDGLRTFLLLNEGGTQIGRVPYSFFQKLVRLRVLDLSHTNIDALPESLGRLKYLRYLGASKSHIVRLPKSASDLDGLQVLKLRGCSQLLELPKKMKNLTNLVHLDVDIKELRCMPASIGSLSCLKTLPAFMVGKKEGYRIIELKNLKNLRGTICLGKLENVKDGGEAMEAMICDKPFLKRLELEWSRCSRDGSKAMDVLAGLQPHKNLEELVVINYGGSRFPGWFTSTSCMLVNIHVQNCQQNDVMPSLGQLLYLKTLHIEGMDRVKHVDYHFCGEGSNNEAFPSLESLKIQDMMYLVGWNKLPDNSMSQLRDLIIEECPSLICIQSLNHMSSLQSLEINRCTELMSLPELPMSVQSLIIIDSDLVKHRCEPEEGPDWSIIKEIPYVEIDFDTVVPGATHHSLL from the coding sequence GTCTTCCAACTAATTGTCCTGAGAAAAAAGTGTGGATGGTGAGCACATTCCTGAACAAAAATACAAATAATAAGATAAGTGCCATCTATTGCTTGGGAAATCCCAGTATGGAAGCGTTTCAATCAGAATATGCAAAGGCTTTGCTTCAAGATTTGCTACAAAAATTCAAATCTGTAATCATTGAGGAAGCAGGTCTAGTGGTACAGTTTGATGCAGAAGATGAACTGAAAAAGCTGAATAGGAAGCTCTTGAAAGCTCAAACGTTGTTTGAGAGCTTTCAGCAGACCACCAACAAAACCTGGCAACACTGGGTTGGAGATGTAACCGGAGTTTGCTATGATGCTGAAGACTTGGTTGACGATATAGTACTTGGTGCTAGCAAAACTTCAGTGGTAGAGAAGATCTTGTCGTTTTTTGAAAGGAGGAAGATGGCTCAACAGATCCTAGAGCTCCAAGATAGGTTGGAAGATATAATAAATGGATTAGACATGGTCAACAGAACAAACCAGCAAGCACAACAGTGTTCACTCGGATGTTTCAAGAAGATTGCTAATGTTAAGGAGCAAGTAGTGTTTCCAGTGAAGTTATTTGGGAGGGTAAACGATAAGGAGAAGATAATCTCCATGTTGCTGAAAGAGACAAGTATGGTTTCTATAGTCGGCATGAATGGGCTTGGTAAAACAACACTTGCTCGGAGTGTTCAAGATGATTCCAGAATCCGAATGGAGTTTCATCATATTGTTTGGATATCAGTGTCAGCAGAATTTGACATGACCAAAGTTACAGACTTTATCTTGCAGCGGAAGCATGAGTGTGAGTATAGATTTCTTCCTGAGAATATCCAGAGTTCATTTGATGATCTGTATAAGGGGAAGAGTATTTTGTTTGTGTTGGATGACTTACGGGAAGTCAAGGGTAATGATTGGAGTTCATTCTGCTATTATTTTCTGTGCTCTCCTAGCTGCAAAGTTCTTCTCACCACTAGCAACCAAAATGTGGTATCAGTTACCAATTCTACTCCATATCATTTGCATATGATGAGGGATGAAGATTGTCGAGCTCTAATCATGAATAGAGCTTTATCTTTTAATAATCTATCTGAACGTCAGCGTGCAAGTTTGGAGGATATTGCTGGAGCATTGGCCCAAAAGTGCAAGGGGTTGCCTCTGGCAGCCAATATTTTGGGCCTTCTGTTATCTTCCAAGCGCGATGATGATGACTGGGTGACCTTGTCGGAGAGAGACATATGTGAATTGAGGGTTTTCAAAGAAGAGATATTTCCTGCTTTTAGATTGAACAACCCTTATTTGGCATCACATTTGAAGAAGTGTCTTGCTTACTGCTCATTATTCCCACGTGATTACGATTTCGAGAAAGACAACTTGGTTCAGCTTTGGATGGCAGAAGGTTTTCTTGTGCCTCAAGGGACAACAAGCCTTGAACAAATTGGGTGTGAGTATTTTGATGAGTTGTTATGGAGATCTGTCTTCCAACTTTCACATCTTGGTGACCAGGAGATGCCAACCTACAAAATTCATGAGTTTATTCACAAGTTTGCTGAATTTGTAGCCTCTGACACATGTTTTCGGTTGGAGAAAGGTGAGTGCTCCGTTCCTTGGCACAAAAAGGCTCGTCATTTGTCTTTGCTTTGTGATAGCATCAAACTAGCGTTCCTCAAAGAAATTGAAAAATGTGATGGTTTGAGGACATTTCTTCTGCTAAATGAAGGTGGAACACAAATTGGCCGAGTTCCTTATTCATTTTTTCAGAAACTAGTGCGGTTGAGAGTTCTAGACTTGAGTCATACTAACATTGATGCACTTCCAGAGTCATTGGGTAGACTAAAGTATCTTCGGTATTTAGGTGCATCTAAGTCACATATTGTAAGGTTGCCTAAATCAGCTTCTGACCTTGATGGGTTACAAGTACTCAAGTTGAGAGGCTGTTCTCAACTGTTAGAGTTACCAAAAAAGATGAAAAACTTGACCAACCTTGTACATCTTGATGTGGATATTAAGGAATTGAGATGCATGCCAGCAAGCATAGGAAGTTTAAGTTGCCTCAAAACACTTCCTGCCTTTATGGTTGGTAAAAAGGAAGGATATCGCATTATAGAGTTGAAGAATCTGAAGAATCTGCGTGGTACAATATGCTTGGGTAAACTTGAAAATGTTAAGGATGGGGGAGAGGCCATGGAAGCCATGATATGTGATAAACCATTTCTTAAGAGGCTGGAATTAGAATGGAGCCGTTGTTCTAGAGATGGATCTAAAGCAATGGATGTCCTTGCTGGCCTTCAACCGCACAAAAATTTGGAAGAACTAGTGGTAATTAACTATGGTGGATCCAGATTTCCTGGTTGGTTTACAAGCACATCCTGCATGCTTGTGAATATTCATGTGCAAAACTGCCAGCAAAATGATGTAATGCCTTCACTTGGGCAACTTCTTTACCTCAAGACTCTTCATATCGAAGGTATGGATCGTGTAAAGCATGTGGACTACCATTTTTGTGGAGAAGGTAGTAATAATGAAGCCTTCCCTTCATTAGAATCATTGAAGATTCAGGATATGATGTACCTTGTTGGGTGGAATAAATTGCCAGACAATAGCATGTCCCAGCTCCGTGATCTTATTATTGAGGAATGTCCAAGTCTCATCTGTATACAATCACTAAATCATATGAGTTCGTTGCAAAGTTTAGAGATCAACCGTTGCACAGAGCTGATGTCATTGCCTGAGTTACCAATGTCAGTTCAATCTTTGATCATTATCGATAGTGATTTGGTGAAACATCGATGTGAGCCTGAAGAAGGTCCTGATTGGAGCATCATAAAAGAAATTCCATATGTGGAGATTGACTTTGACACTGTGGTTCCTGGAGCTACACATCACAGTCTGCTTTAG
- the LOC110777457 gene encoding putative disease resistance RPP13-like protein 1 isoform X3, translating into MHLSTTLKGKVLSLPTNCPEKKVWMVSTFLNKNTNNKISAIYCLGNPSMEAFQSEYAKALLQDLLQKFKSVIIEEAGLVVQFDAEDELKKLNRKLLKAQTLFESFQQTTNKTWQHWVGDVTGVCYDAEDLVDDIVLGASKTSVVEKILSFFERRKMAQQILELQDRLEDIINGLDMVNRTNQQAQQCSLGCFKKIANVKEQVVFPVKLFGRVNDKEKIISMLLKETSMVSIVGMNGLGKTTLARSVQDDSRIRMEFHHIVWISVSAEFDMTKVTDFILQRKHECEYRFLPENIQSSFDDLYKGKSILFVLDDLREVKGNDWSSFCYYFLCSPSCKVLLTTSNQNVVSVTNSTPYHLHMMRDEDCRALIMNRALSFNNLSERQRASLEDIAGALAQKCKGLPLAANILGLLLSSKRDDDDWVTLSERDICELRVFKEEIFPAFRLNNPYLASHLKKCLAYCSLFPRDYDFEKDNLVQLWMAEGFLVPQGTTSLEQIGCEYFDELLWRSVFQLSHLGDQEMPTYKIHEFIHKFAEFVASDTCFRLEKGECSVPWHKKARHLSLLCDSIKLAFLKEIEKCDGLRTFLLLNEGGTQIGRVPYSFFQKLVRLRVLDLSHTNIDALPESLGRLKYLRYLGASKSHIVRLPKSASDLDGLQVLKLRGCSQLLELPKKMKNLTNLVHLDVDIKELRCMPASIGSLSCLKTLPAFMVGKKEGYRIIELKNLKNLRGTICLGKLENVKDGGEAMEAMICDKPFLKRLELEWSRCSRDGSKAMDVLAGLQPHKNLEELVVINYGGSRFPGWFTSTSCMLVNIHVQNCQQNDVMPSLGQLLYLKTLHIEGMDRVKHVDYHFCGEGSNNEAFPSLESLKIQDMMYLVGWNKLPDNSMSQLRDLIIEECPSLICIQSLNHMSSLQSLEINRCTELMSLPELPMSVQSLIIIDSDLVKHRCEPEEGPDWSIIKEIPYVEIDFDTVVPGATHHSLL; encoded by the coding sequence GTCTTCCAACTAATTGTCCTGAGAAAAAAGTGTGGATGGTGAGCACATTCCTGAACAAAAATACAAATAATAAGATAAGTGCCATCTATTGCTTGGGAAATCCCAGTATGGAAGCGTTTCAATCAGAATATGCAAAGGCTTTGCTTCAAGATTTGCTACAAAAATTCAAATCTGTAATCATTGAGGAAGCAGGTCTAGTGGTACAGTTTGATGCAGAAGATGAACTGAAAAAGCTGAATAGGAAGCTCTTGAAAGCTCAAACGTTGTTTGAGAGCTTTCAGCAGACCACCAACAAAACCTGGCAACACTGGGTTGGAGATGTAACCGGAGTTTGCTATGATGCTGAAGACTTGGTTGACGATATAGTACTTGGTGCTAGCAAAACTTCAGTGGTAGAGAAGATCTTGTCGTTTTTTGAAAGGAGGAAGATGGCTCAACAGATCCTAGAGCTCCAAGATAGGTTGGAAGATATAATAAATGGATTAGACATGGTCAACAGAACAAACCAGCAAGCACAACAGTGTTCACTCGGATGTTTCAAGAAGATTGCTAATGTTAAGGAGCAAGTAGTGTTTCCAGTGAAGTTATTTGGGAGGGTAAACGATAAGGAGAAGATAATCTCCATGTTGCTGAAAGAGACAAGTATGGTTTCTATAGTCGGCATGAATGGGCTTGGTAAAACAACACTTGCTCGGAGTGTTCAAGATGATTCCAGAATCCGAATGGAGTTTCATCATATTGTTTGGATATCAGTGTCAGCAGAATTTGACATGACCAAAGTTACAGACTTTATCTTGCAGCGGAAGCATGAGTGTGAGTATAGATTTCTTCCTGAGAATATCCAGAGTTCATTTGATGATCTGTATAAGGGGAAGAGTATTTTGTTTGTGTTGGATGACTTACGGGAAGTCAAGGGTAATGATTGGAGTTCATTCTGCTATTATTTTCTGTGCTCTCCTAGCTGCAAAGTTCTTCTCACCACTAGCAACCAAAATGTGGTATCAGTTACCAATTCTACTCCATATCATTTGCATATGATGAGGGATGAAGATTGTCGAGCTCTAATCATGAATAGAGCTTTATCTTTTAATAATCTATCTGAACGTCAGCGTGCAAGTTTGGAGGATATTGCTGGAGCATTGGCCCAAAAGTGCAAGGGGTTGCCTCTGGCAGCCAATATTTTGGGCCTTCTGTTATCTTCCAAGCGCGATGATGATGACTGGGTGACCTTGTCGGAGAGAGACATATGTGAATTGAGGGTTTTCAAAGAAGAGATATTTCCTGCTTTTAGATTGAACAACCCTTATTTGGCATCACATTTGAAGAAGTGTCTTGCTTACTGCTCATTATTCCCACGTGATTACGATTTCGAGAAAGACAACTTGGTTCAGCTTTGGATGGCAGAAGGTTTTCTTGTGCCTCAAGGGACAACAAGCCTTGAACAAATTGGGTGTGAGTATTTTGATGAGTTGTTATGGAGATCTGTCTTCCAACTTTCACATCTTGGTGACCAGGAGATGCCAACCTACAAAATTCATGAGTTTATTCACAAGTTTGCTGAATTTGTAGCCTCTGACACATGTTTTCGGTTGGAGAAAGGTGAGTGCTCCGTTCCTTGGCACAAAAAGGCTCGTCATTTGTCTTTGCTTTGTGATAGCATCAAACTAGCGTTCCTCAAAGAAATTGAAAAATGTGATGGTTTGAGGACATTTCTTCTGCTAAATGAAGGTGGAACACAAATTGGCCGAGTTCCTTATTCATTTTTTCAGAAACTAGTGCGGTTGAGAGTTCTAGACTTGAGTCATACTAACATTGATGCACTTCCAGAGTCATTGGGTAGACTAAAGTATCTTCGGTATTTAGGTGCATCTAAGTCACATATTGTAAGGTTGCCTAAATCAGCTTCTGACCTTGATGGGTTACAAGTACTCAAGTTGAGAGGCTGTTCTCAACTGTTAGAGTTACCAAAAAAGATGAAAAACTTGACCAACCTTGTACATCTTGATGTGGATATTAAGGAATTGAGATGCATGCCAGCAAGCATAGGAAGTTTAAGTTGCCTCAAAACACTTCCTGCCTTTATGGTTGGTAAAAAGGAAGGATATCGCATTATAGAGTTGAAGAATCTGAAGAATCTGCGTGGTACAATATGCTTGGGTAAACTTGAAAATGTTAAGGATGGGGGAGAGGCCATGGAAGCCATGATATGTGATAAACCATTTCTTAAGAGGCTGGAATTAGAATGGAGCCGTTGTTCTAGAGATGGATCTAAAGCAATGGATGTCCTTGCTGGCCTTCAACCGCACAAAAATTTGGAAGAACTAGTGGTAATTAACTATGGTGGATCCAGATTTCCTGGTTGGTTTACAAGCACATCCTGCATGCTTGTGAATATTCATGTGCAAAACTGCCAGCAAAATGATGTAATGCCTTCACTTGGGCAACTTCTTTACCTCAAGACTCTTCATATCGAAGGTATGGATCGTGTAAAGCATGTGGACTACCATTTTTGTGGAGAAGGTAGTAATAATGAAGCCTTCCCTTCATTAGAATCATTGAAGATTCAGGATATGATGTACCTTGTTGGGTGGAATAAATTGCCAGACAATAGCATGTCCCAGCTCCGTGATCTTATTATTGAGGAATGTCCAAGTCTCATCTGTATACAATCACTAAATCATATGAGTTCGTTGCAAAGTTTAGAGATCAACCGTTGCACAGAGCTGATGTCATTGCCTGAGTTACCAATGTCAGTTCAATCTTTGATCATTATCGATAGTGATTTGGTGAAACATCGATGTGAGCCTGAAGAAGGTCCTGATTGGAGCATCATAAAAGAAATTCCATATGTGGAGATTGACTTTGACACTGTGGTTCCTGGAGCTACACATCACAGTCTGCTTTAG